Proteins encoded within one genomic window of Kibdelosporangium phytohabitans:
- a CDS encoding MarR family winged helix-turn-helix transcriptional regulator — protein MPATPEPRWLTPDELATWQSFSLMMSRLTAALDTQLQTESQLSFVEYYTLVGLSESPEWTMRISTIAVFVNAELSRMSHLVKRLEKRGFVRREPDPSDGRYTNAILTASGHEHLVRAAPAHVETVRTLVFDALGADAQRMLKSASDAIVAQIEKA, from the coding sequence ATGCCCGCCACACCCGAGCCCCGGTGGCTGACCCCCGACGAGCTGGCAACTTGGCAGTCGTTCTCGCTGATGATGTCCAGGCTGACGGCCGCACTGGACACCCAGCTGCAGACCGAGTCGCAGCTGAGCTTCGTCGAGTACTACACGCTGGTCGGCCTGTCCGAATCGCCGGAGTGGACGATGCGGATCAGCACCATCGCCGTGTTCGTCAACGCGGAGCTGTCCCGGATGTCGCACCTGGTCAAGCGCTTGGAGAAGCGCGGCTTCGTCCGCCGCGAACCCGACCCGTCCGACGGCCGCTACACCAACGCGATCCTCACCGCGTCCGGCCACGAGCACCTGGTCCGCGCCGCGCCCGCGCACGTCGAGACGGTCCGCACGCTCGTGTTCGACGCACTGGGCGCGGACGCCCAGCGGATGCTCAAGTCCGCCTCAGACGCGATCGTCGCGCAGATCGAGAAAGCATGA
- a CDS encoding NADPH-dependent FMN reductase, with protein sequence MSDLKIAIILGSTRPGRNGKAVADWVAQLAESRTGADYELVDLLDFPLPHLDEAIPPTMGQYANEHTKAWAAKIDSYDGFIFVTPEYNHSTSGVLKNALDYLYGEWNNKAAGFVSYGSLGGARAIEHLRAICSELQIAHVRQQVSLSLFTDFENFSVFKPAEPHHDSVQVLFDQLESWSSAMKNVRRPAAVAA encoded by the coding sequence ATGAGTGACCTGAAGATCGCGATCATCCTCGGCAGCACCCGTCCCGGCCGCAACGGCAAGGCCGTCGCCGACTGGGTGGCGCAGCTGGCCGAGTCGCGCACCGGCGCGGACTACGAGCTGGTCGACCTGCTCGACTTCCCGCTGCCGCACCTGGACGAGGCCATCCCGCCGACCATGGGCCAGTACGCCAACGAGCACACCAAGGCGTGGGCGGCGAAGATCGACTCGTACGACGGCTTCATCTTCGTCACGCCGGAGTACAACCACTCCACCTCGGGCGTGCTGAAGAACGCGCTCGACTATCTCTACGGCGAGTGGAACAACAAGGCCGCCGGGTTCGTCAGCTACGGCTCCCTCGGCGGCGCACGCGCCATCGAACACCTGCGTGCGATCTGCAGCGAGCTGCAGATCGCGCACGTCCGCCAGCAGGTCAGCCTGTCGTTGTTCACCGACTTCGAGAACTTCTCGGTGTTCAAGCCGGCGGAGCCGCACCACGACTCCGTGCAGGTCCTGTTCGACCAGCTGGAGTCGTGGAGCAGCGCGATGAAGAACGTGCGCCGGCCTGCTGCCGTCGCCGCCTAG
- a CDS encoding ABC-F family ATP-binding cassette domain-containing protein, producing MSKIVCSALSFSWPDDTPVFQDLTFSVGVGRTGLVAPNGAGKSTLLKLMAGVYEPLSGSVTTEGVVGYLPQTLPLAGEPTVAEVLEIAPVVRALRAIEAGDAGEEHFTTIGNDWDIEERARVELGRLGLPDVTLDRTIGTLSGGQIVSLGLAAQLLKQPDVLLLDEPTNNLDRAARRRLHDVLGEWRGCLLLVSHDRALLDRMDRIAELGHGEIRFHGGNFSDYEAARQAAREVAEKNLRNAEQDLKREKRELQQARERSARRAATGARTNTDIPRIIKGGLQRRAQESAGKADTMHSQRLDAAKAKVDEADRALREDQTIALSLPDTDVPAGRTVFNGQRMQVRSLFSGEGVDLSIRGPERIALLGANGVGKSTLLRLVAGLLTPDSGLMTRADGRVAFLSQKLDLLDLERSTMDNLRSAAPHLPLSEMMHLLARFLFRGERANLPVGALSGGERLRATLLCVLRAEPAPQLLLLDEPTNNLDLVSVEQLTSALNAYRGAFVVVSHDDRFLADIGVRRWLYLADGKLTESGPPEAD from the coding sequence GTGTCCAAGATCGTTTGTTCTGCTCTGTCCTTTTCCTGGCCGGATGACACTCCGGTTTTCCAGGACCTCACCTTCAGCGTCGGCGTCGGTCGTACTGGGCTGGTCGCGCCCAACGGGGCCGGCAAGAGCACGTTGCTCAAGCTCATGGCCGGTGTCTACGAGCCGCTCAGCGGTTCTGTGACCACCGAGGGGGTGGTGGGTTATCTGCCGCAGACGTTGCCGCTCGCCGGTGAGCCCACGGTCGCCGAGGTGCTGGAGATCGCCCCTGTCGTCCGTGCCCTGCGGGCCATCGAGGCCGGCGATGCCGGTGAGGAGCACTTCACCACCATCGGCAACGACTGGGACATCGAAGAACGTGCCCGGGTCGAGCTCGGCAGGCTCGGGTTGCCCGATGTCACCCTCGACCGCACGATCGGCACGTTGTCCGGTGGGCAGATCGTGTCGCTCGGGCTGGCCGCGCAGTTGCTCAAGCAGCCCGATGTGCTGCTGCTCGACGAGCCGACCAACAACCTCGATCGGGCTGCGCGCCGGCGTCTGCACGACGTGCTCGGCGAGTGGAGGGGCTGTCTTCTGCTCGTCAGCCACGATCGTGCCCTGCTCGACCGGATGGACCGCATCGCTGAGCTCGGCCACGGCGAGATCCGGTTCCACGGCGGCAACTTCAGCGACTACGAGGCCGCCAGGCAGGCCGCTCGTGAGGTCGCCGAGAAGAACCTGCGCAACGCCGAGCAGGACCTCAAGCGGGAGAAGCGGGAACTGCAGCAGGCGCGGGAGCGTTCCGCGCGCCGGGCGGCGACCGGCGCACGGACCAACACCGACATCCCGCGGATCATCAAGGGCGGGTTGCAGCGCCGCGCCCAGGAGAGCGCGGGCAAGGCGGACACCATGCACTCGCAGCGCCTGGACGCCGCCAAGGCCAAAGTGGACGAGGCCGACCGCGCGTTGCGGGAGGACCAGACCATCGCGCTCTCGCTGCCCGACACCGACGTCCCCGCGGGCCGGACCGTTTTCAACGGGCAGCGGATGCAGGTTCGTTCGTTGTTCTCCGGCGAGGGCGTGGATCTTTCGATCCGCGGGCCTGAGCGGATCGCGTTGCTCGGCGCCAACGGTGTGGGGAAGTCCACATTGCTCCGGCTCGTCGCCGGGCTGCTCACGCCGGACAGCGGACTGATGACCCGCGCTGACGGGCGGGTCGCGTTCCTGTCGCAGAAACTCGACCTGCTCGACCTTGAGCGCTCCACTATGGACAACCTGCGGTCAGCCGCGCCGCACCTGCCGTTGTCCGAGATGATGCACCTGCTCGCGCGTTTCCTGTTCCGGGGCGAGCGGGCCAACTTGCCGGTCGGCGCGTTGTCCGGCGGGGAGCGTCTGCGGGCGACGCTGCTGTGCGTGCTCCGCGCCGAGCCCGCACCGCAGTTGCTCCTGCTCGACGAGCCGACCAACAACCTGGACCTGGTCAGTGTGGAGCAGCTCACCAGTGCGCTGAACGCGTACCGGGGTGCGTTCGTCGTGGTCAGTCACGACGATCGGTTCCTCGCCGACATCGGGGTGCGCCGGTGGCTGTACCTCGCGGACGGCAAGCTCACCGAGAGCGGGCCGCCCGAGGCCGACTAG
- a CDS encoding MarR family winged helix-turn-helix transcriptional regulator, translating to MSESTPPPTVGELLCFDLYSTSRAVTAFYRPMLERTGLTYPQFLVLTLLWEQDKQTMGALAQRLDLEYNTVSPLVKRMVKAGLVTRVANPADERSVLVELTDEGTKLRWVSHEMTGQLGTALGMTDDEIAVLRKMLNRVRSGALE from the coding sequence GTGAGCGAGTCGACGCCGCCACCGACAGTGGGGGAGCTGCTCTGCTTTGACCTGTACTCGACCTCACGGGCGGTGACAGCCTTCTACCGCCCGATGCTCGAGCGAACAGGCCTGACCTACCCCCAGTTCCTGGTCCTGACCCTGCTCTGGGAACAGGACAAGCAGACCATGGGAGCCCTGGCCCAGCGCCTGGACCTGGAGTACAACACGGTCTCCCCGCTGGTGAAGAGAATGGTGAAAGCAGGCCTGGTGACCCGCGTCGCCAACCCGGCGGACGAACGCTCGGTCCTGGTCGAGCTCACCGACGAAGGCACCAAGCTCCGCTGGGTCTCGCACGAGATGACCGGCCAGCTCGGCACCGCTTTGGGGATGACGGACGACGAGATAGCCGTGCTCAGGAAGATGCTGAACAGGGTGCGTTCCGGCGCGTTGGAGTAG
- a CDS encoding alpha/beta fold hydrolase, with product MAKLKKLAVLGAVAAIASAGVVPLAASAAPTKDPKPTIVLVHGAFAESASWNGVIARLRQRGYPVIAAANPLRSLEGDIAYLRQVLAGIHGPIVLAGHSYGGMVISGAAAGNPQVEALAYIAAFAPETGESALELSNKFPGSILGPTLDANPLGDGTNDLTIKQEKFRTQFAADVPRDEAALMAATQRPVRDAALNAPAGPGAWHTIPSWFVIPAADKNIPLTAQRFMAQRAHAREVVESRGASHAVTVSRPDEVAALIAKAAR from the coding sequence ATGGCCAAGCTCAAGAAGCTCGCAGTCCTGGGAGCAGTCGCCGCGATCGCATCCGCCGGGGTTGTCCCACTCGCGGCGTCCGCGGCACCCACCAAGGACCCGAAGCCCACGATCGTCCTGGTGCACGGAGCCTTCGCCGAATCGGCCAGCTGGAACGGCGTGATAGCAAGGCTGCGGCAACGCGGCTATCCAGTGATCGCGGCAGCCAACCCGTTGCGAAGCCTGGAAGGTGACATCGCGTACCTGCGCCAGGTCCTCGCAGGCATCCACGGCCCCATCGTCCTGGCTGGACACTCGTACGGAGGCATGGTCATCTCCGGTGCGGCTGCGGGCAACCCGCAGGTCGAGGCACTCGCGTACATCGCGGCGTTCGCGCCGGAAACGGGCGAGTCCGCGCTCGAGCTGTCCAACAAGTTCCCTGGCAGCATTCTCGGCCCCACTCTCGACGCAAACCCGTTGGGAGACGGCACGAACGACCTGACCATCAAGCAGGAGAAGTTCCGGACCCAGTTCGCCGCGGACGTCCCACGAGACGAGGCCGCGCTGATGGCCGCCACCCAACGGCCAGTCCGGGACGCCGCCCTCAACGCACCCGCGGGCCCAGGTGCGTGGCACACCATCCCGTCCTGGTTCGTGATCCCGGCCGCGGACAAGAACATCCCCTTGACCGCGCAGCGGTTCATGGCTCAACGCGCGCATGCCCGTGAGGTCGTCGAGTCGCGCGGGGCTTCGCATGCGGTGACGGTCTCGCGGCCTGACGAAGTCGCGGCGCTCATCGCCAAGGCCGCCAGGTGA
- a CDS encoding serine/threonine-protein kinase has product MTQGEGRVVAKRYRLVAAIGRGGMGVVWRAHDEYLHRDVAIKELRLDESADPSESEPAVRRVLREARAAAQLRHPGIVTVHDVVTDDGLPWIVMELIEGRSLADILDHDGPLPVEEVAQVGLQVLRALDAAHQRGILHRDVKPGNIMLDGDRVVLTDFGIAVIDGASALTGTGQLPGSPEYIAPERIDGHEATTAADMWSVGVTLYGAAVGRSPFKRKDIQSTLAAAASRDPDPDQRIGRLWPVIQGLLRKQPAERMTAVAAIDRLSTIAATLTPQGGPPRTVALADGLTWIDNAGSPVTDVDPTAPNTRTAPPPLMPVHPPAMPGDVTLDVGPVRPPNRKHGVLLGLGAAFVVAVVVVVITLASQSPPQGQHQSPQSPADVSPVPELALQEEKLGFQIQVPKAWTRSESQPGVQSDVTWTGARTNPDSGALQVQVRRDDANVRTSLVDYLSTLDNSNDKSRDNLGYTRIALEDHGKTADLEYEYTAASGGTVVHALTRAFTNDSGRLYVLTLTLYSNSAEAAQDGWKAAKPVRDAILGSFRITV; this is encoded by the coding sequence GTGACACAGGGCGAGGGGAGGGTCGTCGCCAAGCGGTATCGCCTGGTGGCGGCCATCGGTCGCGGCGGAATGGGCGTCGTGTGGCGTGCGCACGACGAGTACCTGCACCGGGATGTGGCGATCAAGGAACTCCGGCTCGACGAGTCGGCCGATCCCAGCGAGTCGGAACCTGCGGTGCGCCGCGTGTTGCGGGAGGCCAGAGCGGCGGCCCAGCTCAGACACCCCGGGATCGTCACCGTGCACGACGTGGTCACCGACGACGGCCTGCCGTGGATCGTGATGGAGCTGATCGAGGGCCGCTCGCTGGCCGACATCCTCGATCACGACGGCCCGTTGCCCGTCGAGGAGGTGGCGCAGGTCGGCCTGCAGGTGTTGCGTGCGCTGGACGCGGCGCACCAGCGGGGCATCCTGCACCGGGATGTCAAGCCGGGCAACATAATGCTCGACGGTGACCGCGTGGTTCTCACCGACTTCGGCATCGCTGTCATCGACGGCGCCAGCGCGTTGACCGGTACCGGGCAGCTGCCCGGTTCGCCGGAATACATCGCGCCGGAACGCATCGACGGTCATGAGGCCACCACAGCCGCGGACATGTGGTCGGTCGGGGTGACCCTGTACGGTGCGGCGGTCGGGCGTTCTCCCTTCAAACGCAAGGACATCCAGAGCACGCTGGCTGCGGCGGCGTCGCGTGATCCGGACCCCGACCAGCGGATCGGCCGGTTGTGGCCGGTCATCCAAGGCCTGCTGCGCAAGCAACCGGCCGAGCGGATGACCGCGGTCGCCGCCATCGACCGGCTCAGCACGATCGCGGCGACGCTCACGCCGCAAGGCGGACCGCCGAGGACGGTCGCCCTGGCCGATGGCCTGACCTGGATCGACAATGCGGGCAGCCCGGTCACGGATGTGGACCCGACAGCGCCGAACACCCGGACCGCGCCACCGCCGCTGATGCCTGTGCACCCGCCCGCGATGCCGGGAGACGTCACGCTCGACGTCGGCCCAGTCCGGCCGCCGAACAGGAAGCACGGGGTGTTGCTGGGCCTCGGCGCCGCTTTCGTGGTGGCTGTCGTGGTCGTCGTGATCACCCTCGCCTCGCAGTCGCCGCCGCAAGGCCAGCACCAGTCCCCGCAGTCGCCCGCCGACGTGAGCCCGGTGCCCGAACTGGCGTTGCAGGAAGAGAAACTGGGCTTCCAGATCCAGGTGCCCAAGGCGTGGACGCGGTCGGAGTCCCAGCCAGGCGTGCAGAGTGACGTCACCTGGACCGGTGCGCGGACCAATCCCGACAGCGGTGCGCTGCAGGTGCAGGTCCGGCGGGACGACGCCAACGTGCGGACGTCCTTGGTGGACTACCTCTCGACGCTCGACAACAGCAACGACAAGAGCCGCGACAACCTCGGCTACACGCGTATCGCGCTGGAGGACCACGGCAAGACCGCGGACCTCGAGTACGAGTACACCGCCGCGTCCGGTGGTACCGTCGTCCACGCGTTGACCAGGGCGTTCACCAACGACAGCGGTAGGCTCTACGTCCTGACGCTGACGTTGTACTCGAACAGCGCCGAGGCCGCGCAGGACGGCTGGAAAGCGGCGAAGCCGGTCCGCGACGCCATCCTCGGCAGCTTTCGAATCACCGTTTGA
- a CDS encoding fibronectin type III domain-containing protein: MFKRSRPFALIAVLAAGVLVAALTGAAKPLPAGRFALSGHWVFNSLLQVALHIDGATTNIDAHAEVDGEPGSQVVQSDTHGYVVGANTITQFDRATLEVRDSISPPAEERPLPIEGVGGPYLAYRNAGMVMRMGDPPTVIRVGGAFGTPILTKDGTLWLHRQEVGQLCTVNKDSTVINGCPVDVPPGHTGALTILDDRTAFVDTFTSTLHPIENGKLGDGVLLGESVPPYARAATQDVGGRVAILDPQRQTLLLADSKNPPGEHVTVSLPPGDYEGPMSTGDVVVLVERQSGNVLTYAPDGRSKETKPIKQKNGEPRLSQGEDNRVYVEDTDGTQVIVVARDGNVQDVSTADRPSPTPAPNTGGPGDVRVAAPPPSQPPKQPTREPDKPQAPPPVPPGRPGAPASVSATAGNNAAVVKWGSAVDNRADITSYQVSWRASTGQTGSLTTGGGARQTTVNGLSNGVSYVFTVTATNRMGTGPGASSAAVTLVAPVSPASAPINLRSSYDVNDRPTRDVTLLWNQPSLNGGTLVHYVVAGTGLAQRTVTGTQTAYAQLPSATKYTFTVRAVTRTPDGNTVTGQPATHVVQDTPPPAVKPQITISQGGPSSSDNCERPNCFWVITRLTGFPPGKYRLTLSSNANPTVNNSESVTVNADGKGAYDKLNYDVPNETVWVSVQGPDGRVQSNKIVWKKG, encoded by the coding sequence GTGTTCAAGCGGAGCCGGCCGTTCGCGTTGATCGCCGTACTCGCCGCCGGCGTGCTCGTCGCCGCACTGACCGGCGCGGCCAAACCGCTGCCCGCCGGCCGGTTCGCGCTGAGCGGCCACTGGGTGTTCAACTCGCTGCTGCAGGTGGCGCTGCACATCGACGGCGCGACCACGAACATCGACGCGCACGCGGAGGTCGACGGCGAGCCGGGCAGCCAGGTCGTGCAGAGCGACACCCACGGGTACGTGGTCGGTGCGAACACCATCACCCAGTTCGACCGGGCCACGCTGGAAGTGCGCGACAGCATCAGCCCGCCTGCCGAGGAACGCCCGCTGCCCATCGAGGGCGTCGGCGGGCCTTACCTGGCATACCGGAACGCGGGCATGGTCATGCGGATGGGTGACCCGCCGACGGTCATCCGAGTCGGTGGCGCGTTCGGCACGCCGATCCTGACCAAGGACGGCACGCTGTGGCTGCACCGCCAGGAAGTCGGCCAGTTGTGCACCGTGAACAAGGACTCGACCGTGATCAACGGCTGCCCGGTCGACGTACCGCCCGGCCACACGGGCGCTTTGACCATTTTGGACGATCGAACGGCGTTCGTCGACACGTTCACCAGCACGCTGCACCCCATCGAGAACGGGAAACTCGGCGACGGTGTCCTACTCGGCGAGTCCGTCCCGCCGTACGCGCGGGCCGCGACGCAGGACGTCGGCGGCCGGGTGGCGATCCTCGATCCGCAGCGGCAGACGCTGCTGCTGGCCGACAGCAAGAACCCGCCGGGCGAACACGTCACGGTCTCGTTGCCGCCAGGCGACTACGAAGGCCCGATGTCGACCGGGGACGTGGTCGTGCTGGTGGAACGGCAAAGCGGCAACGTGCTGACCTACGCCCCGGACGGCCGGAGCAAGGAAACCAAGCCGATCAAGCAGAAGAACGGCGAACCGCGGCTCAGCCAAGGCGAGGACAACCGCGTCTACGTCGAAGACACCGACGGCACGCAGGTGATCGTCGTCGCCAGGGACGGCAACGTGCAGGACGTGTCCACAGCCGACCGCCCCAGCCCGACACCGGCGCCGAACACCGGTGGCCCGGGAGATGTCCGTGTCGCGGCACCGCCGCCGTCCCAGCCGCCGAAACAACCCACGAGGGAACCGGACAAGCCACAAGCGCCCCCGCCCGTCCCGCCTGGTCGCCCGGGTGCTCCCGCGTCGGTGTCGGCCACCGCGGGCAACAACGCGGCGGTGGTGAAATGGGGGTCGGCTGTCGACAACCGCGCGGACATCACGTCCTACCAGGTTTCCTGGCGTGCTAGCACGGGCCAGACAGGCTCGTTGACAACGGGCGGAGGCGCGCGTCAGACAACCGTGAACGGTCTGTCCAACGGCGTCAGCTACGTCTTCACGGTCACCGCGACCAACCGCATGGGCACTGGTCCAGGTGCTTCGTCCGCCGCGGTGACGCTTGTCGCGCCGGTCTCACCCGCGAGCGCACCGATCAACCTGAGGTCGAGCTACGACGTCAACGATCGCCCGACGAGAGACGTGACGCTGCTGTGGAACCAGCCGTCGCTCAACGGTGGCACGTTGGTGCACTACGTCGTCGCCGGGACGGGGCTGGCCCAGCGCACGGTGACCGGTACCCAGACGGCGTACGCGCAGTTGCCGTCGGCCACGAAGTACACGTTCACCGTGCGCGCGGTGACCAGGACGCCGGACGGCAACACGGTCACCGGCCAGCCCGCGACGCACGTCGTGCAGGACACACCGCCGCCCGCGGTGAAACCCCAGATCACGATCTCGCAGGGCGGGCCGTCCTCGTCTGACAACTGCGAACGCCCGAACTGCTTCTGGGTGATCACGAGGCTGACCGGTTTCCCGCCGGGGAAGTACCGGCTCACGCTCAGCTCGAACGCCAACCCCACTGTCAACAACAGTGAATCCGTGACGGTCAACGCGGACGGCAAGGGCGCTTACGACAAGCTCAACTACGACGTTCCCAACGAGACCGTCTGGGTGTCCGTGCAAGGCCCCGACGGCCGGGTTCAGTCGAACAAGATCGTCTGGAAGAAGGGGTGA
- a CDS encoding AAA family ATPase, translating into MSAGEVYQRIADNVQRVLRGKPQVVRLAVAALLSEGHLLIEDVPGLGKTTLARCLARSVSGRWSRIQFTPDLLPGDITGVQVYHQNDEKFAFHPGGVFANVVLADEINRGTPKTQSALLEVMAERRVTVDSVSHEVPRPFLVIATQNPIEMAGTYRLPEAQLDRFLMRLRIGYPDLKSEVMVILSDCAGVDPDELPAVVDIPTLQAAVAEVRAARVHTAVVEYAATIAAQTRRHGDLRYGASPRGSIALVRAAQAVAATYGRGYVTVDDIKEVAHPVLDHRLILTPDAELRQRRAEDIVSELLNEIPVPVMTTGA; encoded by the coding sequence GTGTCGGCAGGCGAGGTCTACCAACGGATCGCGGACAACGTGCAACGCGTCCTGCGTGGCAAGCCGCAGGTCGTCAGGCTGGCGGTCGCCGCGTTGCTCAGCGAGGGGCACCTGCTCATCGAGGACGTCCCCGGCCTGGGCAAGACCACGCTCGCGCGGTGCCTGGCCCGCAGTGTCAGCGGCCGGTGGAGCAGGATCCAGTTCACGCCCGACCTGCTGCCGGGCGACATCACCGGTGTGCAGGTGTACCACCAGAACGACGAGAAGTTCGCGTTCCACCCCGGCGGGGTGTTCGCCAACGTCGTACTGGCCGACGAGATCAACCGCGGTACCCCGAAGACCCAGTCGGCGTTGCTGGAGGTGATGGCGGAGCGGCGGGTCACGGTCGACTCGGTCAGCCACGAGGTGCCGCGGCCGTTCCTGGTGATCGCCACCCAGAACCCGATCGAGATGGCGGGCACGTACCGGTTGCCCGAGGCGCAGCTCGACCGGTTCCTGATGCGGCTGCGGATCGGCTACCCGGACCTGAAGTCCGAGGTCATGGTGATCCTGAGCGACTGCGCGGGCGTCGACCCGGACGAACTGCCCGCGGTGGTGGACATCCCGACGCTGCAAGCAGCCGTCGCCGAGGTGCGCGCGGCACGGGTGCACACCGCGGTTGTGGAGTATGCCGCGACAATCGCGGCGCAGACTCGCCGGCACGGGGATTTGCGTTACGGCGCAAGCCCGCGAGGCAGCATCGCGCTGGTTCGTGCCGCACAGGCGGTCGCGGCGACCTACGGGCGTGGGTACGTCACCGTGGACGACATCAAGGAAGTCGCGCACCCGGTGCTCGACCACAGGCTGATCCTCACGCCGGACGCGGAGCTGCGGCAGCGCCGCGCCGAGGACATCGTCTCCGAACTGCTCAACGAGATCCCCGTTCCGGTCATGACGACAGGGGCTTGA
- a CDS encoding DUF58 domain-containing protein translates to MRLTQRGTAMLVAAPVLLVSGWLAGFPVLIVLGAIAFCTVVAAVAVAGRKPRVAVVRDVHPDRVERGSRAGIVLRVRNPGARWQSAFTAVDRLGASTLRIAVRPLAPGAEQAYLNELPTWQRGKHEVGPLTLRRTDALGLGENTLFIGETATLWVYPRTLPVRSAASGLPLHHHDGAADETSPRGSLDIREVREYVPGDEVRHLHWKATARTGKLMIRDYADPRQPQFTVLLDNRPQIAAAPEFEEAVDVAASLVVAAAKADNRCQLATPSGVDVITTPGAVAVQRLLDELCVLDRTTETDLPLVPRALAQSWGGQFVVISSAVSAADQAALARVRSRYADLVVIALGNRDAAVAGGKVLRAADAVDATRQWQTVIAR, encoded by the coding sequence ATGCGCTTGACGCAGCGTGGCACCGCCATGCTCGTGGCCGCGCCTGTCCTGCTCGTGTCGGGGTGGCTGGCCGGCTTCCCGGTGCTGATCGTGCTGGGGGCCATCGCTTTCTGCACGGTCGTGGCCGCTGTCGCCGTCGCTGGGCGCAAACCGCGTGTGGCCGTCGTCCGCGATGTCCACCCCGACCGGGTCGAGCGCGGCAGCCGCGCCGGGATTGTCCTGCGGGTGCGCAATCCGGGTGCACGCTGGCAATCCGCGTTCACCGCTGTCGACCGGCTCGGTGCCAGCACGTTGCGCATCGCCGTGCGCCCGCTGGCGCCCGGCGCCGAGCAGGCTTATCTGAACGAGCTGCCGACGTGGCAGCGCGGCAAGCACGAAGTCGGGCCGTTGACGTTGCGGCGCACCGACGCGCTGGGGCTCGGCGAGAACACGTTGTTCATCGGGGAAACAGCGACGCTGTGGGTGTACCCGCGGACGCTCCCGGTGCGTTCCGCCGCGAGCGGCCTGCCACTGCACCACCACGACGGCGCGGCGGACGAGACCTCGCCGCGCGGCTCGCTGGACATCCGCGAGGTGCGTGAGTACGTCCCCGGTGACGAGGTCCGCCACCTGCACTGGAAAGCCACGGCACGGACCGGGAAGCTGATGATCCGCGACTACGCCGACCCGCGGCAGCCCCAGTTCACCGTCCTGCTGGACAACCGCCCGCAGATCGCGGCGGCGCCGGAGTTCGAGGAGGCGGTCGACGTCGCCGCCTCGCTCGTGGTCGCCGCGGCCAAGGCCGACAACCGCTGCCAGCTGGCCACACCCAGCGGTGTCGACGTGATCACGACTCCCGGCGCCGTCGCCGTGCAGCGGCTGCTCGACGAGCTGTGCGTGTTGGACCGCACCACCGAGACCGATCTTCCTCTTGTGCCACGGGCGTTGGCGCAGTCGTGGGGCGGTCAGTTCGTGGTGATCTCGTCGGCTGTGTCCGCTGCTGATCAGGCCGCGCTGGCCCGTGTCCGGTCGCGGTACGCGGACCTCGTGGTGATCGCGCTGGGCAACCGGGACGCGGCTGTCGCGGGCGGCAAGGTCCTGCGTGCTGCCGACGCGGTCGACGCGACCCGGCAATGGCAGACGGTGATCGCCCGGTGA